TGGGGCAAAAACGGTAACACATCTATAACGCTGAACCGTGACGCGCCTGAAATCGCCCGTGTCGATCCTGGTGCCGCATTCAACGCAGGCAATAAATTCGGCACAAATATTCAAAAGAGCATCGGAAATGCTTTCTCAATGAAAGGGCTTGGAAATAAAGATGATTTATTGGGTGGTTTGACGGATAAAATGAAAGGTTTGCAGGATAAGTTTATGCCAGGCGGCGCGGGTGCGGGTGCCGGTGCCGGCGGAATAAACGATGCGCTTGGCAATATCGCGCAGAACACTGCCGATACCGCCGGAAACACCGCCGCTATGAGCGATTCGATGGATTCTTCTGATGAAGACATGCAGTATCTGCGCGATATTGCAGAGCAGGAAGCAATCAACAGATTCACGACCGCAGAAATCAAGGTCGATATGGTGAACCACAACAATGTTAATTCCGGCATGGATCTGGACGGCATCGTCAGTTACCTTGAAGACAAGGTTTACCAGAGCATGTCGGCAGCCGCGGAAGGAGCGTATGCCTGATGTATACTGTAACGCTGGACGGGATGGCTTTGCCGGTCACCCCGTCTAAAATTACCACAAAGGTGAAAGGTCAGAATAAAACTTTTAACCTTATCGATGATTCCGAAATCAACATTATTAAGCCCTCAGGACTGACTGAAATCAGCTTTGACGCAGTCCTTCCACAGGTTAAGTATCCATTTGCCGTTTACCCGGACGAGCTGGGCTTTAAACCTGCAAGCTATTATCTGGATAGACTGGAACAGCTCAAGTTGAGCGGAACCCCATTCCAGTTTACGAGCGAATGGAATAATAAAACGAAAGACGACCATATGGTCGTTCACGATAAGACGGTTACCCTTGAATCCTATGACATTTCGGAAGACGCCGAGAACGGCACCGACATTACCGTTTCCATTGAGCTTAAA
The genomic region above belongs to Bacillota bacterium and contains:
- a CDS encoding LysM peptidoglycan-binding domain-containing protein; translated protein: MYTVTLDGMALPVTPSKITTKVKGQNKTFNLIDDSEINIIKPSGLTEISFDAVLPQVKYPFAVYPDELGFKPASYYLDRLEQLKLSGTPFQFTSEWNNKTKDDHMVVHDKTVTLESYDISEDAENGTDITVSIELKEYKPYGTQIVQPQSDNTATIESARPDDSAPQLSTYTVKNGDCLWNIARKYLGNGARYTEIYDLNRDKIKRPNLIYTGQVFIMPS